From Oryza sativa Japonica Group chromosome 4, ASM3414082v1, one genomic window encodes:
- the LOC4336278 gene encoding uncharacterized protein, with translation MGGLSVIAPPAGDSASPAHRRARRAFLVSNYMILGAASGCGFLTLSLRLVPSVDGFLLILLHAITVAAAVAGCAVIAAPDPPRGRVYTTHMAGTVFVSILQGAAAVLTFSRTSDFLADGLKSYVREEDGAVILRMIGGLGVAIFCLEWIALALAFVLRYYAYVDRECGGNPLRRSAKVGGEDGAGTWPWPFQV, from the coding sequence atgGGTGGCCTCTCCGTAAtcgcgccgccggcgggcgACTCGGCGTCCCCGGCgcaccgccgcgcgcgccgcgcgttcCTGGTGTCGAACTACATGATCCTCGGCGCGGCGTCCGGGTGCGGCTTCCTCACGCTCTCGCTCCGCCTCGTGCCCTCCGTCGACGgcttcctcctcatcctcctccacgcgatcaccgtcgccgccgccgtcgccgggtgCGCCGTCATCGCGGCGCCCGACCCGCCGAGGGGGCGGGTCTACACCACCCACATGGCAGGGACCGTCTTCGTCTCCATCCtccagggcgccgccgccgtgctcaccTTCTCCCGCACCTCGGACTTCCTCGCCGACGGCCTCAAGTCCTACGTCcgcgaggaggacggcgccgtCATCCTGAGGATGATCGGCGGGCTCGGCGTGGCCATCTTCTGCCTCGAGTGGATCGCGCTCGCCCTCGCCTTCGTGCTGAGGTACTACGCCTACGTCGACAGGGAGTGCGGCGGCAACCCGCTGCGCCGCAGCGCcaaggtcggcggcgaggacggcgccggCACCTGGCCATGGCCTTTTCAGGTGTGA